One window of the Perca flavescens isolate YP-PL-M2 chromosome 16, PFLA_1.0, whole genome shotgun sequence genome contains the following:
- the agxt2 gene encoding alanine--glyoxylate aminotransferase 2, mitochondrial isoform X1, with product MFKVASSLRGRCAVLKGQSCSRPGSVKFHLANGALCQKSAFRHPPTDIPEMPPCNFKPEEYTGMSKERMMEIRRKNCNPMIMKVTSYKKPAFIHQGHMQWLWDVDGKRYLDLFAGVATVSVGHCHPKVTAAAEQQLKRLWHTTNIYVHPPLHEYCEKLASYLPDPLKVVYLTNSGSEANDLAMLMARLYTGNFDIITFRGSYHGGSPQTMGLTSNAAYKYPIANGLGCTNTMCPDVFRGPWGGSHCRDSPVQTIRECSCAQGYCMANDQYIGQLKETFATSVPSRIAAFFGEPIQGVGGAVQYPKNYLKEAYKLVRERGGVCIADEVQTGFGRTGSHFWGFQGHDVIPDMVTMAKGIGNGFPMGAVVTTPEIAASFAKGVHFNTFGGNPVACAVASSVLDTIKEDGAQQISLNVGTYLMTELAKLRDKYEIIGDVRGKGLQIGVEMVKDKASREPLPPEAMSEIFEDIKDMGVLIGKGGVYGQTFRVKPPMCITMEDADFFLAIFNKSIHNYMERR from the exons ATGTTTAAAGTTGCTTCCTCTCTAAGAGGCCGCTGTGCAGTTTTAAAAGGACAGTCCTGCTCTCGCCCCGGTTCTGTCAAATTCCACTTGGCAAATG GTGCATTATGTCAGAAATCCGCCTTCAGACACCCTCCCACAGACATCCCAGAGATGCCCCCATGCAATTTCAAACCAGAGGAATACACG GGTATGTCCAAAGAGCGGATGATGGAGATCCGCAGGAAGAACTGCAACCCCATGATCATGAAGGTTACCTCCTATAAGAAACCAGCGTTCATCCACCAGGGACACATGCAGTGGCTGTGGGATGTGGATGGGAAGCGATATCTGGATCTGTTTGCTGGTGTGGCTACTGTTAGTGTAGGCCACTGCCACCC GAAGGTGACAGCAGCCGCAGAGCAGCAGTTAAAGAGACTGTGGCATACTACAAACATCTACGTCCATCCTCCTCTCCATGAGTATTGTGAGAAACTAGCCTCCTACTTACCGGATCCTCTTAAG GTGGTATATCTGACCAACAGCGGCTCAGAGGCCAATGACCTGGCTATGTTGATGGCTCGACTTTACACAGGCAACTTCGACATCATCACTTTCAg AGGATCATACCACGGTGGCAGCCCACAGACCATGGGTCTTACTTCTAACGCAGCATATAAATACCCCATTGCCAATGGTTTAGGCTGCACAAAT ACCATGTGTCCTGATGTGTTCAGAGGTCCGTGGGGAGGAAGCCACTGCAGGGACTCTCCTGTGCAGACCATCAGAGAATGTAGCTGTGCCCAag GATATTGCATGGCAAATGACCAATACATTGGGCAGCTCAAAGAGACATTTGCTACTAGTGTCCCAAGTCGAATTGCTGCTTTCTTTGGAGAGCCTATTCAG GGAGTCGGAGGAGCTGTGCAGTACCCTAAAAACTACCTCAAAGAGGCCTACAAActcgtgagagagagaggaggcgtCTGCATTGCTGATGAG GTCCAGACTGGATTTGGGCGAACAGGAAGCCACTTCTGGGGTTTCCAAGGTCATGATGTCATTCCTGATATGGTTACTATGGCAAAGGGCATAGGTAATGGATTCCCAATGGGAGCTGTTGTTACCACACCAG AAATCGCGGCCTCATTTGCCAAGGGCGTTCACTTCAACACCTTTGGAGGAAATCCTGTGGCTTGTGCCGTTGCTTCATCAGTGCTAGAT ACTATCAAAGAAGATGGCGCGCAGCAGATCAGTCTCAATGTGGGCACCTATCTGATGACAGAACTGGCAAAACTCAGAGACAAGTATGAGATAATCGGTGACGTGCGTGGAAAAGGCCTACAGATCGGTGTGGAAATGGTCAAAGACAAG GCCAGCAGAGAGCCGCTGCCTCCTGAGGCAATGAGTGAGATCTTTGAGGACATAAAGGACATGGGAGTCCTGATAGGGAAAGGAGGAGTCTATGGACAG ACCTTCCGCGTCAAACCCCCGATGTGCATCACGATGGAAGATGCAGATTTCTTCCTGGCAATTTTTAACAAGTCCATCCACAACTACATGGAAAGAAGATGA
- the agxt2 gene encoding alanine--glyoxylate aminotransferase 2, mitochondrial isoform X2, whose translation MPPCNFKPEEYTGMSKERMMEIRRKNCNPMIMKVTSYKKPAFIHQGHMQWLWDVDGKRYLDLFAGVATVSVGHCHPKVTAAAEQQLKRLWHTTNIYVHPPLHEYCEKLASYLPDPLKVVYLTNSGSEANDLAMLMARLYTGNFDIITFRGSYHGGSPQTMGLTSNAAYKYPIANGLGCTNTMCPDVFRGPWGGSHCRDSPVQTIRECSCAQGYCMANDQYIGQLKETFATSVPSRIAAFFGEPIQGVGGAVQYPKNYLKEAYKLVRERGGVCIADEVQTGFGRTGSHFWGFQGHDVIPDMVTMAKGIGNGFPMGAVVTTPEIAASFAKGVHFNTFGGNPVACAVASSVLDTIKEDGAQQISLNVGTYLMTELAKLRDKYEIIGDVRGKGLQIGVEMVKDKASREPLPPEAMSEIFEDIKDMGVLIGKGGVYGQTFRVKPPMCITMEDADFFLAIFNKSIHNYMERR comes from the exons ATGCCCCCATGCAATTTCAAACCAGAGGAATACACG GGTATGTCCAAAGAGCGGATGATGGAGATCCGCAGGAAGAACTGCAACCCCATGATCATGAAGGTTACCTCCTATAAGAAACCAGCGTTCATCCACCAGGGACACATGCAGTGGCTGTGGGATGTGGATGGGAAGCGATATCTGGATCTGTTTGCTGGTGTGGCTACTGTTAGTGTAGGCCACTGCCACCC GAAGGTGACAGCAGCCGCAGAGCAGCAGTTAAAGAGACTGTGGCATACTACAAACATCTACGTCCATCCTCCTCTCCATGAGTATTGTGAGAAACTAGCCTCCTACTTACCGGATCCTCTTAAG GTGGTATATCTGACCAACAGCGGCTCAGAGGCCAATGACCTGGCTATGTTGATGGCTCGACTTTACACAGGCAACTTCGACATCATCACTTTCAg AGGATCATACCACGGTGGCAGCCCACAGACCATGGGTCTTACTTCTAACGCAGCATATAAATACCCCATTGCCAATGGTTTAGGCTGCACAAAT ACCATGTGTCCTGATGTGTTCAGAGGTCCGTGGGGAGGAAGCCACTGCAGGGACTCTCCTGTGCAGACCATCAGAGAATGTAGCTGTGCCCAag GATATTGCATGGCAAATGACCAATACATTGGGCAGCTCAAAGAGACATTTGCTACTAGTGTCCCAAGTCGAATTGCTGCTTTCTTTGGAGAGCCTATTCAG GGAGTCGGAGGAGCTGTGCAGTACCCTAAAAACTACCTCAAAGAGGCCTACAAActcgtgagagagagaggaggcgtCTGCATTGCTGATGAG GTCCAGACTGGATTTGGGCGAACAGGAAGCCACTTCTGGGGTTTCCAAGGTCATGATGTCATTCCTGATATGGTTACTATGGCAAAGGGCATAGGTAATGGATTCCCAATGGGAGCTGTTGTTACCACACCAG AAATCGCGGCCTCATTTGCCAAGGGCGTTCACTTCAACACCTTTGGAGGAAATCCTGTGGCTTGTGCCGTTGCTTCATCAGTGCTAGAT ACTATCAAAGAAGATGGCGCGCAGCAGATCAGTCTCAATGTGGGCACCTATCTGATGACAGAACTGGCAAAACTCAGAGACAAGTATGAGATAATCGGTGACGTGCGTGGAAAAGGCCTACAGATCGGTGTGGAAATGGTCAAAGACAAG GCCAGCAGAGAGCCGCTGCCTCCTGAGGCAATGAGTGAGATCTTTGAGGACATAAAGGACATGGGAGTCCTGATAGGGAAAGGAGGAGTCTATGGACAG ACCTTCCGCGTCAAACCCCCGATGTGCATCACGATGGAAGATGCAGATTTCTTCCTGGCAATTTTTAACAAGTCCATCCACAACTACATGGAAAGAAGATGA
- the prlra gene encoding prolactin receptor a, with amino-acid sequence MMKKAVEVILLLLLFFTPHTMGKRYSPPGKPALTRCRSPEKETFTCWWEPGSDGGLPTTHALYYRKESSEKVYECPDYHTAGENSCFFNKNDTSIWINYNITVVATNTLGSAFSDPVDVDVVYIVKPNPPEKQTVTVMEDKGWPFLRVSWEPPQKADTRSGWITLIYELRVKLEEENEWEMHLAGHQKTFNIFSVQSGGKYLVEVRCKPDHGFWSEWSSTSYIKVPDYFHREKSVWILLTIFSAFIFLILTWLLHMNSRSLKNCILPPVPGPKIKGFDKQLLKNGKSDEIFSALMVSNFPPTTSSNYEDFLVEYLEVYVPMEQELMQEESKDLHGGSLKCERSTSDSDSGRGSCDSHTLLMDKCGEAKEEGRHTDRESGRRLTEAQRHQKGWEEDTLTYAHGDMVSPDMSNGRVKTWPSVFSPLPRYSSNPLDEQSSLEMAKQHCLSQPGHSTKEALGPSNWDLCLGNKQPHLLHPQTQVGRQLQAHSEVNISSIGRKQAPAGLQSPALRSTEYVEVQRVNKEDLVLLQPVVNAATTGCGRIEGYPPMPKEKDYSKVKGVDSDNMLLLQREVMEEDWCPGVDQEINGVTGNCYTSSTVSNTHKPTACIHTAIPVQANMALAMNGYVDTATMCTLPTC; translated from the exons ATGATGAAGAAAGCCGTGGAAGTCatcctgttgttgttgctgttctTCACGCCGCATACAATGGGAAAAC GCTACAGCCCGCCAGGGAAGCCCGCACTGACCAGATGCCGTTCTCCCGAAAAAGAGACCTTCACTTGCTGGTGGGAGCCAGGCTCTGATGGGGGACTGCCCACTACCCACGCCCTGTACTATCGCAAAGAAAG CTCAGAGAAAGTGTACGAGTGTCCCGACTACCACACAGCTGGAGAGAACTCCTGCTTCTTTAACAAGAACGACACATCCATCTGGATCAACTACAACATCACTGTGGTGGCCACCAACACACTGGGCAGCGCCTTCTCCGACCCCGTGGATGTAGATGTAGTGTACATTG tCAAGCCTAATCCTCCAGAGAAGCAAACCGTGACTGTAATGGAGGATAAGGGCTGGCCCTTCCTCCGGGTGTCATGGGAACCGCCACAAAAAGCTGACACACGGTCAGGTTGGATCACTCTCATCTACGAGCTCCGCGTCAAGTTGGAGGAAGAAAATGAGTGGGAG ATGCACCTTGCAGGCCATCAGAagacatttaacattttcagCGTGCAGTCAGGTGGTAAATACCTTGTTGAGGTGCGCTGTAAGCCCGATCATGGATTTTGGAGTGAATGGAGTTCCACTTCCTACATCAAAGTTCCTGACT ATTTCCATCGAGAGAAATCAGTGTGGATCCTACTTACAATCTTTTCTGCCTTCATCTTCCTCATCCTCACATGGTTGCTTCACATGAACAGCCGCAG TCTAAAGAATTGCATTCTACCTCCAGTCCCTGGTCCTAAAATCAAAGGATTTGATAAGCAGCTTCTCAAG AATGGCAAGTCTGACGAGATCTTCAGTGCACTGATGGTGTCTAATTTCCCTCCAACCACATCATCCAACTATGAGGACTTCCTGGTGGAGTACTTAGAGGTGTATGTTCCCATGGAGCAGGAGCTGATGCAGGAAGAAAGCAAGGATCTACATGGTGGTTCTCTCAAATGTGAGCGCTCCACATCTGACAGCGACTCTGGACGGGGCAGTTGCGATAGCCACACTCTGCTTATGGATAAGTGTGGAGAGGCAAAAGAAGAAGGGAGGCATACAGATAGGGAAAGCGGTCGAAGGCTGACAGAGGCACAGAGGCACCAGAAGGGCTGGGAGGAAGATACATTGACCTATGCTCATGGAGACATGGTTAGCCCTGACATGTCCAACGGAAGGGTGAAGACCTGGCCCTCTGTGTTTTCTCCACTGCCCCGGTACAGCTCAAACCCACTGGACGAACAGAGCTCACTTGAGATGGCCAAACAGCATTGCCTCTCCCAGCCTGGCCACAGCACCAAGGAGGCTCTCGGACCGAGCAACTGGGACCTCTGCTTGGGCAACAAGCAACCTCATCTGCTCCATCCCCAGACACAGGTCGGCCGGCAACTCCAGGCTCACAGCGAAGTCAACATCTCCAGCATTGGCCGCAAACAGGCACCTGCTGGTCTGCAGTCGCCCGCTCTCCGGTCCACAGAGTACGTTGAAGTCCAGAGGGTTAACAAAGAGGATTTGGTGCTTCTCCAGCCTGTTGTCAATGCAGCCACAACAGGCTGTGGTCGCATTGAAGGTTACCCTCCGATGCCCAAGGAGAAGGACTACAGCAAGGTGAAGGGGGTGGACAGTGACAACATGCTGTTGCTCCAGAGAGAGGTGATGGAAGAAGACTGGTGCCCTGGTGTGGACCAGGAGATTAATGGAGTGACAGGGAACTGCTACACATCGTCCACAGTTAGCAATACTCATAAGCCTACAGCCTGCATTCACACTGCCATACCGGTTCAGGCCAACATGGCCCTGGCGATGAATGGTTATGTTGACACTGCCACCATGTGCACCCTGCCCACCTGCTAA